Proteins encoded in a region of the Mucispirillum schaedleri ASF457 genome:
- the leuB gene encoding 3-isopropylmalate dehydrogenase produces MNKVAVLSGDGIGPEVMAEALKVLDVIAKKYNHTFEFKEGYVGGIAYDKTGLPLPEETIQLCENSNAVLFGSVGGPKWENLPPEKQPERGALLPLRKHFNLFANLRPVKIFPSLSHASSLKQELVKDGIDIIFFRELTGGIYFGQPKKIAEDGKSAVDTMAYKEEEIKRIAVKAFEAARLRNKKVCSVDKANVLMTSILWRKIVTELHEKEYSDIELSHMFVDNAAMQLVRWPAQFDVILTENMFGDILSDEAAMLSGSLGMLPSASINESGFGLYEPIGGSAPDIAGQGIANPIAQILSAALMLRYSFKLDTEAKAIEHAVADTLSANIRTRDIAGESKGVKIVSTSEMGNEIISRIK; encoded by the coding sequence ATGAATAAAGTTGCAGTATTATCTGGTGACGGTATCGGACCAGAAGTTATGGCAGAAGCACTTAAAGTGCTTGATGTTATAGCAAAAAAATATAATCATACATTTGAATTTAAAGAAGGATATGTTGGAGGCATAGCTTATGATAAAACAGGCTTGCCGCTGCCTGAAGAAACAATTCAATTATGTGAAAACTCTAATGCAGTGCTTTTTGGCTCTGTTGGTGGACCTAAATGGGAAAATTTACCACCAGAAAAACAACCTGAAAGAGGGGCATTGCTTCCTTTAAGAAAACATTTTAATTTATTTGCAAACCTGCGTCCTGTTAAAATATTTCCAAGCCTTTCTCATGCAAGCTCACTTAAACAAGAACTTGTAAAAGACGGCATAGATATAATATTTTTTAGAGAATTAACTGGTGGTATCTATTTTGGTCAGCCAAAAAAAATTGCAGAAGATGGAAAATCTGCTGTTGATACTATGGCATATAAAGAAGAAGAAATCAAAAGAATTGCTGTAAAAGCTTTTGAAGCAGCCAGACTTCGTAATAAAAAAGTATGTAGTGTTGATAAAGCAAATGTCCTTATGACAAGTATATTATGGAGAAAAATTGTTACAGAGCTTCATGAAAAAGAGTATTCTGATATAGAATTAAGCCATATGTTTGTTGATAATGCAGCAATGCAGCTTGTCCGCTGGCCTGCTCAATTTGATGTTATTTTAACAGAAAATATGTTTGGTGATATTTTAAGTGATGAGGCAGCTATGCTTTCAGGCTCGCTTGGTATGCTTCCATCTGCATCTATTAATGAAAGTGGTTTCGGTTTATATGAGCCTATTGGCGGTTCTGCTCCAGATATTGCTGGACAGGGTATTGCAAATCCTATTGCACAAATTCTTTCTGCTGCATTAATGCTGCGATACAGTTTTAAACTTGATACAGAAGCAAAAGCAATAGAACATGCTGTTGCAGATACATTATCTGCAAATATACGCACTCGTGATATTGCTGGTGAATCAAAAGGTGTGAAAATTGTTTCCACATCTGAAATGGGTAATGAAATCATCAGCAGAATTAAATAA
- a CDS encoding LptF/LptG family permease: MNLVQKYIIKEIIPFFLIGNLFFMFLLLMERMVTLADLFFSKNVPLFLLIETIIYLLPSIFYMTIPIAGLLATLIAFSRLSADSELIAMKAIGASNKTLIKPLIFIGIFAGLINLAMGLYFVEKGSTLAYNNLNKIVENISIKDLKANEIYEQIPGILLFVKNKISDTAFDDMIMIQTKEKLIINAAHAKITPTDNRSMEMLFYNGTFTMEDKQGKLSTVGFENMSINLPLNINIAKAVNSPMTMSIGQLIENSDNPKAQFELHKRFSTPLSAIVMILFGFSLGVFLSRSGKSFGILISIGLAFLYNALMLYFENSAGSIPINPALSAWIPLFIFILLLIYSLKRSFK, encoded by the coding sequence ATGAATTTAGTCCAAAAATATATAATCAAAGAGATTATACCTTTTTTTTTGATAGGCAATCTTTTCTTTATGTTTTTGCTGCTTATGGAAAGAATGGTAACTCTTGCAGACCTTTTCTTTTCTAAAAATGTTCCTTTATTTTTACTTATAGAAACAATAATATATTTACTGCCTTCCATATTCTATATGACTATCCCTATTGCAGGACTTCTTGCCACACTGATAGCTTTCAGTAGACTATCAGCAGATTCTGAACTAATAGCAATGAAAGCAATAGGAGCGAGCAATAAAACATTAATTAAACCGCTTATTTTTATTGGCATATTTGCAGGTCTTATTAATCTTGCAATGGGTTTATATTTTGTGGAAAAAGGCTCTACATTAGCATACAATAATTTAAATAAAATAGTTGAAAATATATCTATTAAAGACTTAAAAGCAAATGAAATATATGAACAGATTCCAGGTATTTTACTGTTTGTAAAAAATAAAATAAGTGATACTGCTTTTGATGATATGATAATGATACAAACAAAAGAAAAACTTATTATTAATGCTGCTCATGCAAAAATAACACCTACTGATAATAGAAGTATGGAAATGCTATTTTATAATGGAACTTTTACAATGGAAGATAAGCAGGGAAAATTGTCAACTGTTGGGTTTGAAAATATGTCTATAAATCTGCCACTTAATATTAATATTGCAAAAGCAGTAAATTCTCCAATGACTATGAGCATAGGTCAGCTTATTGAAAACAGTGATAACCCAAAAGCACAGTTTGAGCTTCATAAAAGGTTTTCTACTCCACTTTCAGCTATTGTCATGATACTTTTTGGATTTTCTCTCGGTGTATTTTTATCAAGAAGTGGTAAATCATTTGGTATTCTAATTTCCATAGGACTTGCATTCTTATATAATGCTTTAATGCTTTATTTTGAAAACAGTGCTGGCTCAATTCCAATAAATCCTGCTCTTTCTGCATGGATACCATTATTTATTTTTATTCTTTTACTTATATACTCTTTAAAACGCTCTTTTAAATAA
- the proC gene encoding pyrroline-5-carboxylate reductase: MLGIIGAGNISEAIIAGILKSKTLDCKNIVVSNYNQSKAEKLSLKYGVTAADNIEVIKKNSIILLAVKPYALINVLELYQNELADKVIVSVASGISINDMENVNKRLKIIRTMPNTPVQICKGVLAYVYGANIVENDKNIFKTIFSKLGMFIEIDESKIDAVSSLTGCSPAFIYQIIEAMSDAGVKMGLQRELAISLSAMAVQGSGGMVYNTEMHPAVLKDKVTSPAGSTIEGLAELESKGVRGAVISALYKAYEKTLLFSKK, from the coding sequence ATGTTAGGAATAATAGGGGCAGGAAATATATCAGAAGCCATAATTGCTGGTATATTAAAATCAAAAACATTAGACTGCAAAAATATAGTAGTATCAAACTATAATCAAAGCAAAGCTGAAAAATTATCATTAAAATATGGTGTAACAGCAGCAGATAATATAGAAGTAATTAAAAAAAACAGTATTATTTTACTTGCAGTTAAACCTTATGCTTTAATTAATGTTTTGGAACTGTATCAAAATGAGCTTGCAGATAAAGTTATCGTGTCAGTCGCTTCAGGAATAAGTATAAATGATATGGAAAATGTAAATAAAAGGCTTAAAATAATTAGAACTATGCCTAATACACCAGTTCAGATATGCAAAGGTGTTTTAGCGTATGTATATGGTGCAAATATAGTAGAAAATGATAAAAACATTTTTAAAACGATTTTTTCTAAATTAGGTATGTTCATTGAGATAGATGAAAGCAAAATAGATGCAGTATCATCATTAACAGGATGCTCTCCTGCATTTATATACCAGATAATAGAAGCAATGAGTGATGCAGGTGTAAAAATGGGACTTCAACGAGAACTTGCCATATCATTATCAGCTATGGCAGTGCAGGGCTCTGGTGGTATGGTTTATAATACAGAAATGCATCCTGCTGTATTAAAAGATAAAGTTACATCACCAGCAGGCTCTACAATAGAAGGACTGGCAGAGTTAGAATCAAAAGGTGTAAGAGGTGCAGTAATTTCTGCATTATATAAAGCATACGAAAAAACATTATTATTTTCAAAAAAATAA
- the fliS gene encoding flagellar export chaperone FliS — protein sequence MQTAYQNYKKQEVEGATKGKIVVLLFEGTIKFLRKASKAIDEDNIQEAHNNIVKAENILYELMSTLNMDAGEIADNLMRLYDFMIWQLIEANRDKDKNKVESVIELLLPLCDAWKQIVEKDNIAVVKTPVNREQAKSINFAG from the coding sequence ATGCAGACAGCCTACCAAAATTACAAAAAACAAGAAGTTGAAGGAGCTACGAAAGGAAAAATTGTAGTTCTGCTTTTTGAAGGAACCATTAAATTTTTACGAAAAGCATCTAAAGCTATTGATGAAGACAATATTCAAGAAGCACATAATAATATTGTAAAAGCAGAAAATATTTTATATGAATTAATGTCTACTTTAAATATGGATGCTGGAGAAATCGCTGATAATCTTATGCGTCTTTATGATTTTATGATTTGGCAGCTTATTGAAGCAAACAGAGATAAAGATAAAAATAAAGTAGAATCTGTTATTGAGCTTTTACTGCCGCTTTGTGACGCATGGAAACAAATCGTAGAAAAAGATAATATTGCTGTTGTAAAAACTCCAGTTAATAGAGAGCAGGCTAAATCTATTAATTTTGCAGGGTAA
- a CDS encoding DUF1820 family protein, with amino-acid sequence MAKELYKITIIDEDKEHTTLYATNVTQADFLGFIEISGIEFPNQSDIILTPGEDKAHTLFKDTKRIIISGNYIIRIEELKEDKKAQIINIFDSVKN; translated from the coding sequence ATGGCAAAAGAATTATACAAAATAACTATTATAGATGAAGATAAAGAGCATACTACTCTTTATGCTACAAATGTTACTCAGGCAGATTTTTTAGGCTTTATTGAGATTTCAGGAATAGAATTTCCAAACCAGTCAGATATTATTCTTACACCAGGAGAAGATAAAGCTCACACTCTTTTTAAAGATACAAAGCGTATAATTATCTCTGGTAATTATATTATCCGTATAGAAGAATTAAAAGAAGATAAGAAAGCACAAATCATCAATATTTTTGATTCGGTTAAAAATTAA
- a CDS encoding phosphatase PAP2 family protein has translation MFPHLKWVMKSSAELNNMVKKILTLLKEYIIEHKVFLALFIVLGILAYKFSYIDILITNLFYNENGFYLADNTFGLIIYEGAYYLTIAVILLLLVMLLLNLFKNIKPFGMPRKAVIFFIVVVIMAPGIVVNSILKENVGRPRPIHITEYGGTAVFQPPFVISNQCENNCSFVSGHAAFAFTFMVIGLLFRNRLRHIICTSGFIFGALVGFVRIFQGKHFFTDVVFAFFFTWLTITLIYKFFYPNDQLPDIIQKN, from the coding sequence TTGTTTCCACATCTGAAATGGGTAATGAAATCATCAGCAGAATTAAATAATATGGTCAAAAAAATATTAACTTTACTCAAAGAATATATAATAGAACACAAAGTATTTCTGGCACTTTTTATAGTGCTGGGAATACTTGCATATAAATTCTCTTATATAGATATTCTTATTACAAATCTTTTTTATAATGAAAATGGGTTTTATCTTGCAGATAATACTTTTGGGCTTATAATATATGAAGGAGCATACTATTTAACTATTGCAGTTATTTTACTGCTTCTTGTTATGCTTCTTTTAAATTTATTTAAAAATATTAAACCTTTTGGTATGCCAAGAAAAGCTGTAATATTTTTTATAGTTGTAGTTATTATGGCTCCTGGTATTGTTGTAAACAGTATATTAAAAGAGAATGTAGGCAGACCGCGTCCAATTCATATTACAGAGTATGGTGGAACAGCAGTTTTTCAGCCACCATTTGTAATATCTAACCAGTGCGAGAACAACTGCTCATTCGTTTCAGGTCATGCTGCTTTTGCTTTTACATTTATGGTGATAGGGCTGCTTTTTAGAAACAGATTAAGGCACATTATCTGCACATCAGGATTTATATTTGGTGCATTAGTTGGCTTTGTAAGGATTTTTCAAGGAAAGCATTTTTTTACAGATGTAGTATTTGCATTTTTTTTCACATGGCTTACTATTACATTAATTTATAAATTTTTCTATCCTAATGACCAGCTGCCTGATATAATTCAAAAAAATTAA
- a CDS encoding MBL fold metallo-hydrolase: protein MKSNYTIRRLNSPFDDSGIFVRNVYMKKALLFDCGRLGNIDNSEINDISHVFISHTHIDHFSGFDRFLRTALLSGNKITFFGPSGFINNVKGKLASYTWNLIYDYDITFIVIELSENGMKGAEFAAKNGFKEESFTVNNNHLILNNDFSLEYEFFDHGTISAGYRVKEPKRISINKDKMEEYGFVKGPWVKLLKEALLYNKSNDIINVNTVYGIKQYYINELAEKLAGYPVCQDITYITDIAPSFSNYKKAVKLAKDSYILLIESVFMNNDVIHAIEKNHLSIGVSKAVYKNSNSTYVSFGHFAPKYDRMRDVFFQELYTDLDMDKIIKLELNR, encoded by the coding sequence ATGAAATCAAATTATACAATAAGAAGGCTTAACTCTCCATTTGATGATAGTGGCATATTTGTTAGAAATGTATATATGAAAAAAGCACTTCTTTTTGACTGCGGCAGGCTTGGAAATATTGATAATTCAGAAATAAATGATATTTCTCATGTATTTATAAGCCACACCCATATAGACCATTTCAGTGGGTTTGACAGGTTTTTAAGAACAGCTTTGCTTTCCGGTAATAAAATTACTTTTTTTGGTCCTTCTGGGTTTATTAATAATGTAAAAGGAAAGCTGGCTAGTTATACATGGAACCTTATATATGATTATGATATTACTTTTATTGTAATAGAATTATCTGAAAATGGTATGAAAGGTGCAGAATTTGCTGCAAAAAACGGTTTTAAGGAAGAAAGCTTTACAGTTAATAATAATCATCTTATATTAAATAATGATTTTTCTTTGGAATATGAATTTTTTGACCATGGGACTATATCTGCAGGTTACAGAGTAAAAGAGCCAAAGCGTATATCTATTAATAAGGATAAAATGGAAGAATATGGTTTTGTAAAAGGTCCATGGGTTAAATTATTAAAAGAAGCATTATTATATAATAAAAGCAACGATATAATAAATGTCAATACAGTTTATGGTATTAAGCAGTATTATATTAATGAACTTGCAGAAAAGCTGGCAGGGTATCCTGTATGTCAGGATATTACATATATTACAGATATTGCTCCAAGTTTTTCTAATTATAAAAAGGCAGTAAAACTTGCAAAAGACAGCTATATATTATTAATTGAGTCTGTTTTTATGAATAATGATGTAATACATGCAATAGAAAAAAATCATTTATCAATAGGAGTTTCAAAAGCAGTATATAAAAATTCAAATTCTACTTATGTTTCATTTGGTCATTTTGCACCAAAATATGATAGAATGAGAGATGTTTTTTTTCAAGAATTATATACTGATTTAGATATGGATAAAATAATAAAATTAGAGTTAAACAGGTGA
- a CDS encoding alpha/beta hydrolase codes for MLYPFKKIEKSIEEIYNFDLLTAESAGVADDGNKPYFRKHSDKGVLLIHGFAASPNELLPLAYELEKYDISVYVVRVAGHGCTLDNFYKTNYLDWYESISAGYNTLASYCNKICIAGQSNGGLLATAAAKFNKCDCLALLAPAYKVNIPCFFLISYIRKIIKNIPRHINELEYNYPVFPTEQTYQLKLLQDEISNYVKDINIPVLLAVSEKDVLISPKEAEKKVNEMVSNDKTIYKYNNKLYNVKHILTEKHSVKIISDIAEWIKEKLV; via the coding sequence TTGCTGTATCCATTTAAAAAAATAGAAAAGTCAATAGAAGAAATTTATAACTTTGATTTATTAACAGCAGAAAGTGCTGGTGTTGCAGATGATGGTAATAAACCATATTTTCGTAAACATTCAGATAAAGGTGTGCTTTTAATTCATGGATTTGCAGCTTCACCAAATGAGCTTTTGCCACTTGCTTATGAGCTGGAAAAATATGATATTAGTGTTTATGTTGTAAGAGTTGCAGGTCATGGCTGCACACTTGATAATTTTTATAAAACTAATTATTTAGACTGGTATGAAAGTATTTCTGCAGGATATAATACTCTTGCTTCATATTGTAATAAAATATGTATAGCAGGGCAGTCTAATGGTGGTTTATTAGCTACAGCTGCAGCAAAATTTAATAAATGCGACTGCCTTGCACTTCTAGCACCTGCATATAAGGTGAATATACCATGTTTTTTTCTTATATCTTATATAAGAAAAATTATTAAAAATATTCCAAGGCATATAAATGAATTAGAATACAACTATCCTGTTTTTCCAACAGAGCAAACTTATCAGCTGAAACTGTTGCAGGATGAAATATCAAATTATGTTAAAGATATTAATATACCAGTTCTTCTTGCTGTTTCTGAAAAAGATGTGTTAATATCACCAAAAGAAGCAGAAAAAAAAGTAAATGAAATGGTATCAAATGATAAAACAATATATAAATATAATAATAAATTATATAATGTAAAACATATTTTAACAGAAAAACATTCAGTTAAAATTATCAGTGATATAGCAGAATGGATAAAGGAGAAATTAGTATAA
- a CDS encoding AAA family ATPase has protein sequence MNSKDLSSSVIILKNITGAKIVKETHISYAVIGDEYVYKIKKPVDFGFLDYRLAKSRKMYSILEKDLNDRFSKDIYLEVLKIVRQNEKDFALVPVESSLTAIEYVLKMKRIKDEDFLQKRIEDGLITFDDMYRIGSQVALLFKNLEPAPKDEEFDTHFDVIKFNAVENFNQTEKYISSLIDKESYDYIMVKTLGFLEENKDIFVKRAEDGYIKNGHGDLRLEHIYFNDDETVGLIDCIEFNKRFRFNDVISEASFLSMELDSMDRTDLADSFLSGFLSVFDDELSLKLINYYRCYLAYVRAKVTCFLVDGKDKSWELYDGKVNEIKKLIDMSLFYAKSMEQNNLVFFGLMGTGKSKNANAFVKRFPAALFTSDAVRKEMAGIEITTRQYLNWDTGIYSFENSLKLYNELGRLVEEKHKIGRMSIVDASYTKKEYLEEYTKHNTGNITFIEFDAPKDIIMARLKKREKLTTITDGRIEIAEKQRKTSNKPKADLTIITTGNVDDNIEEIKKFLIK, from the coding sequence ATGAACAGTAAGGATTTATCATCTTCAGTTATCATTTTAAAAAATATTACAGGAGCAAAAATTGTAAAAGAAACACATATTTCTTATGCTGTAATAGGTGATGAATATGTTTATAAAATTAAAAAGCCTGTAGATTTTGGGTTTCTTGATTACAGGCTTGCTAAAAGCAGAAAAATGTATAGTATTTTAGAAAAAGATTTAAATGATAGATTTTCAAAAGATATATATTTAGAAGTTCTTAAAATAGTAAGGCAGAATGAAAAAGATTTTGCACTTGTTCCTGTGGAAAGTTCTTTAACTGCAATAGAATATGTATTAAAAATGAAACGCATTAAAGATGAAGATTTTCTTCAAAAAAGAATAGAAGACGGACTTATTACTTTTGATGATATGTATAGAATAGGAAGTCAGGTTGCTTTACTTTTTAAAAATTTAGAACCTGCACCAAAAGACGAAGAGTTTGATACTCATTTTGATGTGATTAAATTTAATGCTGTTGAAAATTTTAACCAAACAGAAAAATATATTTCATCATTAATTGATAAAGAAAGTTATGACTATATCATGGTAAAAACTCTTGGTTTTCTTGAAGAGAATAAAGATATTTTTGTTAAAAGGGCAGAAGATGGCTATATTAAAAATGGTCATGGTGATTTAAGGCTTGAACATATTTATTTTAATGATGATGAAACAGTTGGGTTAATAGACTGCATAGAATTTAATAAAAGGTTCCGTTTTAATGATGTAATTTCAGAAGCTTCATTTTTATCTATGGAGCTTGACAGTATGGATAGAACAGATTTAGCAGACAGCTTTTTGTCTGGATTTTTATCTGTTTTTGATGATGAATTAAGTTTAAAATTAATAAACTATTACAGATGTTATCTTGCTTATGTAAGAGCAAAAGTAACATGTTTTTTAGTTGACGGAAAAGATAAATCATGGGAATTATATGATGGAAAAGTCAATGAAATAAAAAAATTAATAGATATGTCTTTATTTTATGCAAAATCCATGGAGCAGAATAATCTTGTATTTTTTGGTTTAATGGGAACAGGTAAATCAAAAAATGCAAATGCTTTTGTAAAGCGTTTTCCTGCTGCTTTATTCACTTCTGATGCAGTTAGAAAAGAAATGGCAGGCATAGAAATCACTACACGACAGTATCTAAACTGGGATACAGGTATATATTCTTTTGAAAATTCTTTAAAATTATATAATGAGCTTGGACGGCTTGTAGAAGAAAAACATAAAATAGGCAGGATGAGTATTGTAGATGCATCATATACAAAAAAAGAATATTTAGAAGAATATACAAAACACAATACTGGAAATATTACTTTTATTGAGTTTGATGCACCAAAAGATATAATTATGGCAAGGCTTAAAAAAAGAGAAAAATTAACTACTATTACTGACGGCAGAATAGAAATAGCTGAAAAACAAAGAAAAACATCTAATAAACCAAAAGCTGATTTAACTATAATTACAACTGGAAATGTAGATGATAATATAGAGGAAATAAAGAAATTTTTAATAAAATGA
- the fliD gene encoding flagellar filament capping protein FliD produces the protein MEGLRVSGLISGMDTDSIVEAYMNSAKAPIVKLNQQIDELTYEKTTYNNFITMITDIKNSMLSLKMESTFKSKTTSSSVETVASAIASITTPPGTYTLKVDQVAEPAYATSIYTNKVLSQTGAGIKSFSPSFSPYDQLEGTHTVNVYTGSNYGYNDKWFAKDTFKGNLNETYMVTHTGKADKTLVNGNGELNQDIKGDFTFVYNYNGEQKNFTISMDYKAGTSLNKLASDLDLEINAKLDALHGNNSQQTMKVTLNLDDNGFNFSFYDVDTQNEIEVLGFVDAADTGDPNDPGYVPTSTSKLIDALGLNTRYKPQSTKEITNIMVSTSSEKLGTKLNSADQGGFFAPGKIEFEDGKGPTKGTFKIYQDASAVCRPETYTTFYGDIFDKIANANPAIDRDEIDKWLDTKIGSKTTAGNTFFDDGTVFKDLNGVFYINGTKIEIEDYTKYTPNELMAKINGSGAGVTMTYDYEKNIFQISNNKGGAVELTMGNDTDTSSFFSVFKVGINSGATYVRGQNKGTLDTSAVISKLDPSFTYPIKSGTFTINGVSIYVDTSKDSINEVISKVNKSGAGVTMTYDSTTDKFSLTSTNGERIKVGGPNDTSSFLLSTGLLYMQTQETTIGTEGKDAVFTMNGVKYTRENNEVNDVVPGMSFTINTTGTTVFNVKIDTDKAVTALAEFAAKYNKLINALNPTEISYKDELREKYSEPLTDEKKESMSEDEIKKYQENYEKIQYYDLVTRSSELRTLKTNIRANLTKTINSDNSKFKSITQVGINIAGSSTRDTTITKLGLLFDVSTDQEKLAEYIKEQSDFVSILSENPDDVFYFFTDSETVYEKDEKGKETSKIVSVGWARVYSDYLDKTVNSTSALYKKTATNGTIESEISLLKNQIESQTTRVEMYLERLYSQFAAMEERISTLQQSASYLTNLSTNNASK, from the coding sequence ATGGAAGGCTTACGAGTAAGCGGCTTAATAAGTGGTATGGATACAGACAGTATTGTTGAAGCATATATGAATTCAGCAAAAGCTCCAATTGTTAAACTTAACCAGCAGATAGATGAATTAACTTATGAAAAAACTACTTATAACAATTTTATCACTATGATAACAGATATTAAAAATTCTATGTTAAGTTTAAAAATGGAATCTACTTTTAAAAGCAAAACAACTTCATCTTCTGTAGAGACTGTGGCTTCTGCTATTGCTTCAATCACTACTCCACCAGGAACATATACATTAAAAGTAGACCAAGTCGCAGAGCCTGCTTATGCTACAAGTATATATACAAACAAAGTTTTATCACAAACAGGAGCAGGTATAAAAAGTTTTTCTCCATCATTCTCACCTTATGACCAGTTGGAAGGAACACATACAGTTAATGTGTATACAGGTTCAAACTATGGTTATAATGATAAATGGTTTGCAAAAGATACATTCAAAGGCAATTTAAATGAAACTTATATGGTAACTCATACTGGTAAAGCGGATAAAACATTAGTAAATGGTAATGGTGAGCTAAATCAAGATATTAAAGGCGATTTTACTTTTGTATATAACTATAATGGTGAGCAAAAAAACTTTACCATAAGTATGGATTATAAAGCTGGCACTTCACTAAATAAACTTGCTTCTGATTTAGATTTGGAAATAAATGCAAAACTTGATGCACTTCATGGTAACAATTCTCAGCAGACTATGAAAGTAACACTTAATTTAGATGATAATGGATTTAATTTCTCCTTTTATGATGTAGATACACAGAATGAAATAGAAGTTTTAGGTTTTGTAGATGCTGCAGATACTGGTGACCCAAATGACCCAGGTTATGTGCCAACCTCTACTTCTAAATTAATTGATGCTTTAGGGCTTAATACCAGATATAAACCACAATCTACTAAAGAAATTACAAATATAATGGTATCAACTTCCTCAGAAAAACTTGGCACAAAATTAAATTCAGCTGATCAAGGCGGTTTTTTTGCACCGGGTAAAATAGAATTTGAAGATGGAAAAGGTCCAACTAAAGGAACTTTTAAAATTTATCAAGATGCATCTGCTGTATGCAGACCAGAAACATATACAACATTTTATGGTGATATATTTGATAAAATAGCAAATGCAAACCCTGCAATAGATAGAGATGAAATAGATAAATGGCTTGATACTAAGATAGGCTCTAAAACAACTGCTGGCAATACCTTTTTTGATGATGGCACAGTATTTAAAGATTTAAATGGTGTATTTTATATAAACGGAACAAAAATAGAAATTGAAGATTATACAAAATATACTCCAAATGAATTAATGGCAAAAATAAACGGCTCTGGTGCCGGTGTTACTATGACTTATGATTATGAAAAAAATATTTTTCAAATCAGTAATAACAAAGGCGGTGCTGTTGAATTAACAATGGGTAATGATACTGACACTTCAAGTTTTTTTAGTGTATTTAAAGTAGGCATAAATAGTGGTGCTACTTATGTCAGGGGGCAGAATAAAGGCACACTTGATACTTCTGCAGTAATTTCAAAACTAGACCCTTCTTTTACATATCCTATAAAAAGTGGGACATTTACTATTAATGGGGTATCCATTTATGTAGATACTAGTAAGGACTCTATTAATGAAGTAATTAGTAAAGTAAATAAATCTGGTGCTGGTGTTACTATGACTTACGACTCTACAACAGATAAATTTTCTTTAACTAGTACAAATGGAGAGAGAATAAAAGTTGGCGGTCCTAATGATACATCTTCATTTCTACTTTCAACTGGATTACTTTATATGCAAACTCAAGAAACTACTATCGGCACAGAAGGTAAAGATGCTGTATTTACAATGAATGGTGTTAAATATACAAGGGAAAATAATGAAGTTAATGATGTAGTGCCAGGAATGTCTTTTACAATTAATACAACAGGCACAACTGTTTTTAATGTAAAAATAGATACTGATAAAGCAGTAACTGCATTAGCTGAATTTGCTGCAAAATATAATAAATTAATAAATGCATTAAACCCAACAGAAATTTCTTATAAAGATGAATTAAGGGAGAAATACAGTGAGCCTTTAACTGATGAAAAAAAAGAATCTATGAGTGAAGATGAAATAAAAAAATATCAAGAAAATTATGAAAAAATACAATATTATGACCTAGTAACAAGAAGTTCTGAATTGAGAACATTAAAAACCAATATAAGAGCTAATTTAACAAAAACCATTAATTCTGATAACAGCAAATTTAAATCTATAACTCAAGTTGGCATTAATATTGCAGGAAGCAGCACACGAGATACTACAATTACAAAACTAGGGCTTTTGTTTGATGTTTCAACTGACCAAGAAAAATTAGCAGAATATATAAAAGAACAAAGTGACTTTGTATCAATTTTATCAGAAAATCCTGATGATGTGTTTTACTTTTTTACTGACAGTGAAACAGTTTATGAAAAGGATGAAAAAGGTAAAGAAACAAGTAAAATTGTAAGTGTTGGATGGGCTAGAGTTTACAGTGATTATTTAGATAAAACAGTCAATTCAACTTCTGCATTATATAAAAAAACTGCTACAAATGGAACTATTGAATCAGAAATATCACTACTAAAAAACCAAATAGAATCACAGACAACACGAGTTGAAATGTATCTTGAAAGATTATATTCTCAATTTGCAGCAATGGAAGAAAGAATATCTACATTACAGCAAAGTGCAAGCTATTTAACAAATTTAAGCACTAATAATGCTTCAAAATAA